The following proteins are co-located in the Echinicola sp. 20G genome:
- a CDS encoding response regulator, whose product MVKVVLIDDDPISIFVTESLIARHIKMPCQIFKFGGAAEALGKINAINPNYLFLDLNMPEMSGWDFLERYSCDQQKTEIYILSSSIDQRDINRAHSYNQVKRFLSKPLVSKYLNKIFN is encoded by the coding sequence ATGGTAAAAGTAGTCTTAATAGATGATGACCCTATCAGCATTTTTGTTACTGAAAGTCTTATCGCCCGACATATAAAAATGCCCTGTCAAATTTTTAAATTTGGTGGAGCGGCTGAAGCGTTGGGTAAAATCAATGCTATTAATCCCAACTATTTGTTTTTGGATCTGAACATGCCAGAAATGAGCGGCTGGGATTTTCTGGAAAGATATAGCTGCGATCAACAAAAGACTGAAATTTACATTCTATCTAGTTCCATAGACCAAAGGGATATCAACAGGGCCCATTCTTATAATCAAGTCAAGAGGTTTTTAAGCAAACCTTTGGTATCGAAATACCTAAATAAAATATTCAATTGA
- a CDS encoding polysaccharide deacetylase family protein: MKKKVRNFLAYCVAQTFILSGKVRKAKQSALTEEKILSIYFHKPSKEEFEFAIKWLKKNGFYFISVEDIKAIIKGAMPFPKGAALITVDDGWASNIENMAKVADREKVPIQIFLATEAIEQGNFWFSTAKKANKYKLNLPNKDELKLLPNVERLKFMASIQDKIKAPREAMTVQEIKNILSDFVSVGAHSHSHPILIRCSESELKFEITHSKEKVELWTEKPISTFAYPNGDYGSREIALLKKNNFELAFSTIPKVLTKDMLHDNYCLPRIGFLEGGSKAENICRMVGIWHSNTKVN, translated from the coding sequence ATGAAAAAAAAAGTAAGAAATTTTCTTGCCTATTGTGTAGCGCAAACATTTATTCTTTCAGGAAAAGTTAGGAAGGCAAAACAGTCTGCGCTAACAGAGGAAAAAATTCTGTCTATATATTTCCATAAACCTTCAAAAGAAGAGTTTGAATTTGCTATAAAATGGTTAAAAAAGAATGGATTTTATTTTATAAGTGTTGAAGATATAAAAGCTATCATTAAAGGAGCAATGCCATTTCCAAAAGGTGCTGCACTAATTACTGTGGATGATGGATGGGCCTCCAATATAGAGAACATGGCAAAAGTTGCAGACCGTGAGAAAGTCCCTATTCAAATTTTTTTAGCAACTGAGGCTATAGAACAGGGGAATTTTTGGTTTTCTACTGCCAAAAAAGCAAACAAATACAAATTAAACTTACCGAATAAAGATGAATTAAAATTACTGCCCAATGTAGAAAGATTAAAATTTATGGCCAGCATTCAAGATAAAATTAAGGCACCTAGGGAAGCAATGACAGTACAAGAGATAAAGAACATCTTGTCTGATTTTGTATCAGTCGGAGCCCACTCTCATAGCCATCCTATTTTAATTAGATGCTCAGAAAGTGAGTTAAAGTTTGAAATAACGCACAGCAAAGAAAAAGTTGAACTCTGGACTGAGAAGCCCATTTCGACCTTCGCGTACCCTAATGGAGATTATGGTTCTCGAGAAATAGCGTTACTTAAAAAGAATAATTTTGAGTTGGCATTTTCAACTATACCTAAAGTATTAACCAAAGATATGTTACACGACAATTATTGTCTGCCTAGAATAGGTTTTTTGGAAGGAGGATCTAAAGCAGAAAATATTTGCCGAATGGTCGGTATATGGCATTCAAACACAAAAGTAAACTAA
- a CDS encoding glycosyltransferase family 4 protein, which produces MQITAIKSQKGSMSLEKDLISDKQKKYNVLFVSSGNIKGFDVAPFIKVQGDSLSKLNINVTYFRIIGKGFKGYISNIGRLRKILKKSNFDLIHAHFTFSAWVAVLSRPKIPIVLSLMGTDAYGRVEKLSQAKPSLNILTVSSLIIQPFVKKIISKSPNIEKVVWQKNKSNILPNGVNLDIFYPTEKSCMESLNLKPDKKYVLFLGNINDPRKNFQLLNKIKKSLRDHNIEILTPYPIEHSKIIAYLNSADLLVMCSLQEGSPNVVKEAMACNCKGVFTDVGDVASLIGNTKGYVLTDFDPVDLKNKILGLINTNECDGRSRLLELGLDLNSVALRLKNIYSSVLSK; this is translated from the coding sequence ATGCAAATTACTGCAATTAAATCACAAAAGGGTTCTATGTCTTTAGAAAAAGACTTGATCAGTGACAAACAAAAAAAATATAATGTCCTTTTTGTATCCTCAGGAAATATTAAGGGCTTTGATGTAGCTCCTTTTATTAAAGTTCAAGGAGATTCTTTATCGAAGCTTAACATCAATGTTACTTACTTTAGAATCATAGGAAAAGGTTTTAAAGGGTACATATCCAACATAGGAAGGTTAAGGAAAATTCTAAAAAAATCCAATTTTGACCTTATACACGCCCATTTTACCTTTTCTGCCTGGGTGGCAGTTCTAAGTAGACCTAAAATTCCAATCGTGCTCTCACTAATGGGAACGGATGCATATGGCAGGGTTGAAAAGCTTTCTCAAGCAAAACCAAGCCTAAATATTCTTACTGTGTCTTCCCTAATTATTCAGCCTTTTGTAAAAAAAATAATCTCAAAATCGCCTAATATTGAAAAAGTTGTTTGGCAAAAAAATAAATCAAATATTTTGCCTAACGGGGTTAACCTAGACATATTTTATCCAACTGAAAAATCCTGCATGGAATCCCTTAATCTCAAGCCGGATAAGAAATATGTTCTTTTTCTAGGAAACATTAATGATCCAAGAAAGAATTTTCAATTGCTTAATAAAATCAAAAAAAGCCTTAGAGATCACAATATTGAAATATTAACCCCTTACCCTATAGAACATAGTAAGATCATTGCATACCTGAATTCAGCTGACCTATTAGTAATGTGTTCTCTCCAAGAAGGCTCTCCAAATGTAGTGAAAGAGGCTATGGCCTGTAATTGTAAAGGAGTTTTTACGGATGTAGGTGATGTAGCTTCTTTAATAGGAAACACAAAAGGTTATGTCTTGACTGACTTTGATCCTGTCGATTTAAAAAATAAAATTTTAGGTCTAATCAACACCAATGAATGTGATGGTAGAAGTAGGCTACTTGAATTAGGTTTGGACCTTAATAGTGTAGCGCTAAGGCTAAAAAACATTTATTCATCAGTGCTATCGAAATAA
- a CDS encoding WecB/TagA/CpsF family glycosyltransferase, which produces MKRFNKVDILGVKVSNISFNDTIEYIVDAVKLKKRTAIFTPNMNLLVTAHKDDSYKDILNTSSLLIPDGKPLIWTSMLLKQPLTEKVSGSSLFFKLCEVSAKKKLKIFLLGAAPGVGKMAKNNLESLYPGLTINGTYSPPFGFENDKSEVNKIVKLLKDSQSDILVVGLGAPKQEKFISRYYQKYDIPVSLGLGSSIDYAAGVQKMAPEWMKKAGLGWLFRLCYQPVRLGKRYFSEAPLYAVLVMKQISSSKKMINQRKVS; this is translated from the coding sequence ATGAAGAGGTTTAATAAGGTTGATATTCTTGGCGTTAAGGTTTCCAACATTTCTTTTAATGATACGATTGAATATATCGTGGATGCGGTAAAGCTTAAAAAAAGAACTGCCATATTCACACCAAATATGAACCTATTGGTTACTGCCCATAAGGATGATTCTTATAAAGACATTCTCAATACATCCAGTTTACTTATACCAGATGGAAAGCCGCTTATTTGGACATCCATGCTGCTCAAGCAACCCTTAACTGAAAAGGTTAGCGGTTCTTCTCTTTTTTTTAAGCTGTGTGAAGTTTCAGCAAAAAAGAAGCTTAAAATATTCTTATTGGGGGCAGCTCCTGGTGTTGGAAAGATGGCTAAGAATAATTTGGAGTCACTTTACCCTGGTTTAACGATAAATGGCACTTATAGTCCACCATTTGGTTTTGAAAACGATAAATCTGAGGTAAATAAAATTGTCAAACTTTTAAAGGATAGTCAATCTGATATTCTAGTTGTAGGATTAGGGGCACCCAAGCAGGAAAAATTTATCAGTCGTTACTATCAAAAATATGATATACCGGTAAGTTTGGGTTTGGGATCATCAATTGACTATGCTGCGGGCGTGCAAAAAATGGCGCCTGAGTGGATGAAAAAAGCTGGATTAGGTTGGCTTTTCAGGTTATGCTATCAACCTGTCAGATTGGGCAAAAGATACTTTTCTGAAGCCCCCCTTTATGCTGTTCTGGTAATGAAACAAATCTCTTCATCTAAAAAAATGATCAATCAAAGAAAAGTCAGCTAG
- a CDS encoding serine O-acetyltransferase, with the protein MIENKKELKRILKLERELNHVNNLLLQRLTFADSFRIYNFIRNLRYLEYFSDKRSSLTNQFQYLFYLWNHRRLKQKYSFYIHPNTIDEGLHIVHPGFIRIAVFAQIGKNCTILPRVLIGKKKPGMENSDVLIGNNCYIGTGSTILGPLTIGNNVTIAAGSIVTKDIPDNATVAGVPAKVIAINK; encoded by the coding sequence ATGATTGAAAATAAAAAAGAACTTAAGAGAATACTTAAGTTGGAAAGAGAGTTAAACCATGTTAACAATTTGCTTTTACAAAGATTAACATTCGCTGATTCTTTTAGAATATATAATTTTATCAGAAACCTAAGGTACCTGGAGTATTTTAGTGACAAGCGAAGTTCCCTTACTAATCAATTTCAATATTTATTTTATCTATGGAACCATAGAAGGCTAAAGCAAAAATACAGCTTTTATATACACCCTAATACCATAGATGAAGGACTACATATTGTACATCCGGGTTTTATAAGAATCGCTGTCTTCGCTCAAATAGGGAAAAATTGCACCATACTACCTCGTGTTTTAATTGGAAAGAAAAAGCCTGGAATGGAAAACTCAGACGTTCTTATTGGAAACAATTGTTATATAGGGACAGGGTCAACGATATTGGGTCCATTAACCATTGGTAACAACGTAACCATTGCAGCAGGGAGCATTGTAACTAAAGACATTCCTGATAATGCGACCGTGGCCGGAGTGCCTGCAAAGGTCATTGCAATAAATAAATAA
- a CDS encoding undecaprenyl-phosphate glucose phosphotransferase — protein MNSSNKIVAGFFLIWDVLTIGLTFLVSIYLYKENGFQTLDWIMFFALTSLWFVIVMWRRLYYFDFNSDFSSRIMNYLKSSAILVIMLGIIYLVFTFPPTFRKVVLSFSIGFPLIGIVTNFFILSVINRLKNNGGAGKNVLVTGVGDMVGKVNSYYNENPGKGYNIKGLVKYDTLVEAEAADISVPYVSDVNRMGDYIKDNQVDEIIVALPVQCSEEIKKILNTADYHGTRVKFVPDYQDLLGSGYKVTKRGSLDMVNVRQMPLDDKLSFFVKECFDWCFSSLVLLFLSPIFLVIAILIKLDSPGSVFFCPTRIGKGGKPFRVFKFRTMSVNDTSGTASTVKDDPRITRIGRILRKYSIDELPQFANVFMGDMSVVGPRPHRTFLNQEFQESVDKAMVRHYFKPGVTGWAQVNGWRGPTETDEQKQQRIAHDLWYLENWSMKLDIKIIYLTVFGKKTHGSAF, from the coding sequence ATGAATAGTTCTAATAAAATTGTCGCGGGTTTTTTCTTGATTTGGGATGTCCTAACCATAGGATTAACATTTCTAGTCTCCATTTATTTGTATAAAGAAAATGGATTCCAAACCCTTGATTGGATTATGTTTTTTGCTTTAACTTCATTATGGTTTGTTATCGTAATGTGGAGAAGATTGTACTACTTTGATTTTAATAGTGATTTTAGTAGTCGGATAATGAATTACTTAAAATCAAGTGCGATTTTGGTTATAATGTTAGGTATAATATACCTAGTGTTCACCTTTCCTCCGACTTTTAGAAAAGTTGTACTGTCTTTTTCTATAGGCTTTCCTTTAATTGGTATTGTAACTAACTTCTTTATCCTAAGTGTTATCAATAGGTTGAAAAATAATGGAGGGGCCGGTAAGAATGTTTTAGTAACAGGAGTAGGGGATATGGTTGGGAAAGTGAACTCCTATTATAATGAGAACCCAGGAAAAGGATACAATATTAAGGGGTTAGTGAAATATGATACTCTTGTAGAAGCTGAGGCAGCTGATATTAGTGTGCCTTATGTGAGCGATGTTAATAGAATGGGGGATTATATCAAGGACAATCAGGTAGATGAGATTATTGTTGCATTGCCTGTTCAGTGTTCTGAGGAAATTAAGAAAATTCTAAATACAGCTGACTATCACGGAACAAGGGTCAAGTTTGTGCCTGATTATCAAGATTTATTGGGGTCTGGTTACAAAGTAACCAAGCGGGGAAGTCTAGATATGGTAAACGTCAGACAAATGCCTTTAGATGATAAGTTGTCATTTTTCGTCAAGGAGTGTTTTGATTGGTGTTTCTCTAGCTTAGTCTTATTGTTTTTATCTCCGATATTCTTGGTGATTGCCATATTGATAAAATTGGATTCCCCAGGATCCGTATTTTTCTGTCCAACCAGAATAGGTAAGGGAGGAAAACCGTTTAGAGTGTTCAAATTTAGAACCATGAGTGTCAATGATACTTCAGGGACCGCTTCTACGGTAAAAGATGATCCAAGGATTACTAGAATAGGTAGGATTTTGAGAAAGTATAGTATTGATGAATTACCACAATTTGCCAATGTATTTATGGGAGATATGAGTGTGGTTGGGCCGAGACCTCACAGAACTTTTCTAAATCAAGAATTTCAAGAGAGCGTTGATAAAGCAATGGTAAGACATTATTTTAAACCAGGTGTGACTGGTTGGGCTCAGGTAAATGGCTGGAGAGGCCCCACAGAAACTGATGAGCAGAAGCAGCAAAGGATTGCTCATGATCTATGGTACCTAGAGAACTGGTCAATGAAATTAGATATTAAAATAATCTATTTAACTGTTTTTGGTAAGAAAACGCATGGGAGCGCTTTTTGA
- a CDS encoding glycosyltransferase, with protein sequence MKIVIIAGLKPSQVIYKLKPLTKVDFVEEIILIRKEQGPDINKLKYIILPALLRFKPFYLLLSPFFMLSKIRKIKPDLIVSYNFKPHGFFSYIISKLTSTPFIFCEIDNLTQDYMKVWPFGHIISKAVTEAKHLNVPGSITKKYWESTGVPSDKISILHSTIDTNHDFFPSKDSTKEYDLLYIGVLEERKNINLIIEALALLKKDNLFPKFTIVGKGPMEKKLKSLVKELNLVDQVIFAGHSNKVIEFINKSRFFIITSKVEGIPCAMMESMACGLPAISTDVADISDVVNETTGFLINDPNSLNISKAIKKAMQLSSSEYQALSESARDLIVRYHSQDYATQSWDKLLKTTIKEVSYEEV encoded by the coding sequence ATGAAGATTGTAATTATAGCAGGGCTAAAGCCAAGTCAGGTAATTTATAAACTAAAGCCATTGACAAAAGTAGATTTTGTTGAAGAAATTATCTTGATCAGGAAAGAGCAAGGCCCAGACATTAACAAGCTAAAATATATCATTTTACCAGCTCTACTAAGGTTCAAACCTTTTTACCTTTTATTATCGCCATTTTTTATGCTGTCTAAAATAAGAAAAATAAAACCTGATCTAATAGTCAGCTATAACTTCAAACCACACGGTTTTTTCTCTTATATTATTTCAAAATTAACCTCTACCCCCTTCATTTTCTGTGAAATTGACAACCTGACACAAGATTACATGAAAGTTTGGCCCTTTGGCCATATTATTTCCAAAGCTGTCACTGAAGCAAAACACTTAAATGTCCCTGGATCTATTACAAAAAAGTATTGGGAAAGTACAGGTGTTCCTTCAGATAAGATTTCCATACTGCACAGTACCATTGATACTAACCATGATTTTTTCCCTTCAAAAGATAGTACAAAGGAATACGATCTTCTCTACATAGGTGTTTTAGAGGAAAGAAAAAATATCAACCTGATCATTGAAGCGTTAGCGTTGCTTAAAAAAGACAATTTGTTTCCAAAGTTCACTATTGTAGGAAAAGGACCTATGGAAAAGAAACTAAAGTCTTTGGTTAAAGAGTTAAACTTAGTTGATCAAGTCATTTTCGCTGGCCACAGCAATAAAGTAATTGAATTCATCAATAAATCCAGATTTTTTATAATAACCTCAAAAGTTGAGGGCATTCCTTGTGCCATGATGGAATCTATGGCATGTGGTTTGCCTGCAATTAGTACAGATGTTGCTGATATTTCAGATGTAGTAAACGAAACAACAGGTTTCCTTATTAACGATCCAAATTCGCTCAACATAAGTAAAGCTATAAAAAAAGCAATGCAATTGAGCAGTTCTGAATATCAAGCACTTTCTGAATCAGCAAGAGATCTTATCGTTAGATATCATTCTCAAGATTATGCTACCCAATCATGGGACAAATTGCTTAAAACAACAATTAAAGAGGTAAGCTATGAAGAGGTTTAA
- a CDS encoding glycosyltransferase family 4 protein — protein sequence MNPIVKKNTYFDDLIEEENHDDLYSIEESRNVHFTNFGEKIKKVLFVSSGNQKNFDLAPFIKVQGDSLTEIGTEVTYFKIKGKGFFGYLKNIKNLRNFIKKNNFDLIHAHFTLSAWVAVLTFTRVPIVLSLMGTDALGRVKNSSKIPFVNKYLTFLTYLIQPFVRSIISKSSNIEEHVWMRKKSYILPNGVDIEKFDGKRTCYRNELGLSKTSKYILFLGNTNNYNKNFQLLKDAEDDLNHLGYEIIAPYPVNHDKIIKYLSSVDILVMCSLQEGSPNVVKESMASNCKGVFTDVGDVKSIIKGTKGYAITKFNKDNLVDKILSVDRTSEIEGRNRIISLGLDTKSIANRLKSIYSKSL from the coding sequence ATGAACCCAATCGTTAAAAAGAACACTTATTTTGATGACCTAATAGAAGAAGAAAATCATGATGATTTATACTCCATTGAAGAAAGTAGAAACGTCCACTTTACCAACTTTGGGGAGAAAATAAAAAAAGTACTTTTCGTTTCTTCCGGAAATCAGAAAAATTTTGATTTAGCTCCTTTCATCAAAGTTCAAGGGGACTCTCTTACTGAAATTGGAACTGAGGTTACTTATTTTAAAATAAAAGGAAAAGGTTTTTTTGGGTATCTCAAAAACATTAAAAACCTAAGAAATTTTATCAAAAAAAATAATTTTGACCTAATTCATGCTCATTTCACTCTTTCTGCCTGGGTTGCTGTTTTAACATTCACTAGGGTTCCAATTGTTTTATCCTTAATGGGAACTGATGCACTAGGTAGAGTAAAAAACTCATCAAAAATCCCATTTGTCAATAAATACCTTACTTTTTTAACATATTTAATTCAACCTTTTGTAAGAAGTATTATTTCAAAATCCTCCAATATCGAAGAACATGTTTGGATGAGAAAGAAATCATATATATTACCAAATGGAGTTGATATTGAAAAATTTGATGGTAAACGAACATGTTACCGGAACGAGCTCGGTCTGTCAAAAACATCTAAATACATTTTGTTCTTGGGTAATACTAATAATTATAACAAGAACTTTCAGCTACTCAAGGATGCTGAAGATGACCTTAATCATCTTGGCTATGAAATAATTGCCCCTTACCCTGTCAATCATGATAAAATCATAAAATACTTATCATCAGTTGACATTTTAGTAATGTGCTCATTACAAGAAGGATCTCCAAATGTAGTGAAAGAATCAATGGCATCTAATTGTAAGGGAGTATTTACAGATGTGGGCGATGTGAAAAGTATTATTAAAGGCACTAAAGGTTATGCTATTACTAAGTTTAATAAAGACAACTTAGTGGACAAAATACTATCCGTTGATAGAACGAGTGAAATTGAAGGTAGAAACCGCATTATTTCATTAGGTCTAGACACAAAAAGTATTGCCAATCGCTTAAAATCAATTTATAGTAAATCCCTTTAA
- a CDS encoding polysaccharide lyase, with translation MKSTKFNYKGLALGLSAALFITSCQIDESQQMEIQEETDVLNATVSLDNFFFYDDLEGSNPLKGVHVQNSTSYGMNIVSNNVFKGSKAIRMELRDTDELTANGTRTELLFGKVDAAKEKWYSFAAYFPSDGYKMDRSNEIITQWHQGGKSPALSLRVQDDKFCIRTLHENPDIKWKYTYFGNFVKDKWTELVFHVVHSGGSDGLVEIWQNGTKVLTHKGKNTWDDADLPNWKIGIYKAIWNKSTTDTDRRVVYYDNIKIGNKNISFEEMISDVTFDLLPSLDLNIEKETSISVVDATTETIYDEEMHPGEIYWFSRIGTEKLNFVANVDDLVKRVKFKVFKEQSNGSYAEIRSSEDKRAPFCLFGDNGKGNYYYGDPLNKGKYKIYVYTYADEEGKVAIGETFSSSFKLY, from the coding sequence ATGAAATCTACTAAGTTTAACTACAAAGGGCTAGCGCTAGGCTTATCTGCTGCCCTATTCATCACTTCATGCCAGATTGATGAATCACAGCAAATGGAAATTCAAGAAGAAACCGACGTACTTAATGCGACTGTTTCTTTAGATAATTTCTTCTTTTATGATGATTTAGAAGGAAGTAATCCTTTGAAGGGAGTCCATGTTCAAAATAGCACTAGCTATGGAATGAATATAGTCAGTAACAATGTATTTAAGGGAAGTAAAGCCATACGTATGGAGCTTCGTGATACTGATGAATTGACAGCTAATGGTACAAGAACGGAGTTACTATTTGGAAAAGTGGATGCTGCAAAGGAAAAATGGTATAGTTTTGCCGCATACTTTCCTTCTGATGGATATAAAATGGATAGATCAAATGAGATCATTACTCAATGGCACCAAGGAGGGAAAAGTCCTGCTTTGTCTTTGAGAGTTCAAGACGATAAGTTTTGCATTAGGACTCTCCATGAAAACCCTGATATAAAATGGAAATATACTTATTTTGGAAATTTTGTGAAGGACAAATGGACTGAGCTGGTATTTCATGTTGTCCATTCAGGAGGATCCGATGGACTTGTAGAAATATGGCAAAATGGAACAAAAGTATTAACTCACAAAGGGAAGAATACTTGGGACGACGCTGATTTACCAAATTGGAAAATAGGTATCTATAAAGCAATATGGAATAAATCAACTACAGATACAGATAGAAGGGTTGTTTATTATGATAACATCAAGATTGGTAATAAAAACATCTCTTTCGAAGAAATGATTTCTGATGTTACATTTGATTTACTTCCATCATTGGATCTTAATATAGAAAAGGAAACATCTATTTCAGTTGTAGATGCAACTACTGAGACAATATACGATGAGGAAATGCATCCAGGAGAAATATACTGGTTTAGCAGAATTGGAACAGAGAAGCTTAATTTTGTGGCAAATGTAGATGATCTTGTAAAGAGAGTTAAGTTTAAAGTTTTTAAAGAACAATCTAATGGATCGTATGCTGAAATAAGAAGTTCTGAGGACAAGCGAGCACCATTTTGTCTATTTGGAGATAATGGTAAAGGGAATTATTATTATGGTGATCCTTTGAATAAAGGAAAGTATAAAATTTATGTTTATACCTACGCAGATGAAGAAGGAAAAGTAGCTATTGGAGAAACTTTCTCAAGTTCTTTTAAACTATATTAA